The genomic stretch ATGATCAGTGTTTCTATTGTTGGTGCTTCTGGTTATTCAGGTGCGGAACTCATCCGCATTCTCTCTCGCAACACCAATGTCTGTATAAAGAGCGTCATAGCTGCAACCTCTGTCAGCAAAAAAGTTGCTGAACTCTATCCAGTATTCTCAGGTCTTACGGACTTGGAGTACCAATCCCTTGAGGATGAAGCACTTACCGCAGTCGATGTTATTTTCGCTGCTTTACCCTCCGGTGAATCAATGAACATCGTTCCACAATTACTTGGCAGAGGCAGTCGCGTCATCGATCTGAGCGGAGATTTCCGTTTACCATCCTCAAAGCTGTATGAGGAATATTACCAACACCCTCATACATCACAGAGTCTTTTGAATGAGGCTGTGTACGGATTGCCCGAACTTTATCTGGAAGAGTTAAAACATGCACGACTTGTTGCAAATCCAGGATGTTACGCTACCAGCATAATTCTTGCCATTCTCCCCGCACTACAGGCGTCAATCATCTCAGCCTCTGATATTATTATCACTTCACTTTCCGGTGTTTCCGGCGCGGGTCGATCTGCAAGTCTTGAGTTAAGTTTCTCTGAAGTTAACGAAAATATTCGTGCCTACAAAATTATTCACCATCAGCATATACCGGAAATTCAGGCCGTACTGAGTATGGAAACGTCGCAAAATGTTCAAATATCCTTTGTCCCACACCTTGTCCCACTGACGAGAGGAATATACACGACCATCCATGCAAAGCTCGAAGTTGCAATAACAGAGCCTGAAGTTGTCAAGATATATGAAATGTTTTATGACAATGCTCCTTTTGTGCGGATTAAACGGCAAATCCCTCAAACCTAG from Acidobacteriota bacterium encodes the following:
- the argC gene encoding N-acetyl-gamma-glutamyl-phosphate reductase: MQVQIELIELFMISVSIVGASGYSGAELIRILSRNTNVCIKSVIAATSVSKKVAELYPVFSGLTDLEYQSLEDEALTAVDVIFAALPSGESMNIVPQLLGRGSRVIDLSGDFRLPSSKLYEEYYQHPHTSQSLLNEAVYGLPELYLEELKHARLVANPGCYATSIILAILPALQASIISASDIIITSLSGVSGAGRSASLELSFSEVNENIRAYKIIHHQHIPEIQAVLSMETSQNVQISFVPHLVPLTRGIYTTIHAKLEVAITEPEVVKIYEMFYDNAPFVRIKRQIPQT